One genomic region from Vibrio sp. STUT-A11 encodes:
- a CDS encoding nitrous oxide-stimulated promoter family protein, producing MSDILLGKLATEFKTVKAMVEVYCQAHHGSKDALCLECRELLDYAEMRLDRCPYGENKPTCNKCPIHCYKPEPKEQMRLIMRYSGPRMLLKHPVLAIRHLLHEKRDVPDKPAENASNRYKRRSK from the coding sequence ATGAGCGATATTTTACTCGGTAAACTTGCTACTGAATTTAAAACCGTTAAAGCGATGGTGGAGGTATATTGTCAGGCTCATCACGGTTCTAAAGATGCTCTTTGCCTTGAATGCCGTGAGTTGTTGGATTACGCAGAAATGCGTCTTGATCGTTGTCCTTATGGCGAGAATAAGCCGACCTGCAACAAATGCCCAATCCACTGCTACAAACCAGAGCCGAAAGAGCAAATGCGTTTGATAATGCGCTATTCGGGCCCAAGGATGCTGCTGAAACACCCTGTTTTAGCGATCAGACATTTGCTTCACGAAAAGCGAGACGTTCCAGACAAACCTGCTGAAAATGCATCGAATCGTTACAAGCGACGGAGTAAATAA
- a CDS encoding DUF2986 domain-containing protein — MNRKKKINQILKAKQKKQNAKLHKSNKPRYISKAERAKMEAEERDQLAESPEQSAKTEPSDEA, encoded by the coding sequence ATGAACCGCAAGAAAAAAATCAATCAGATCTTAAAAGCAAAACAGAAGAAACAAAACGCTAAGCTACATAAGAGTAACAAGCCACGCTACATCTCAAAAGCAGAGCGTGCCAAAATGGAAGCTGAAGAACGAGACCAATTGGCTGAGTCGCCTGAACAAAGTGCAAAAACGGAACCTAGTGACGAAGCATAA
- a CDS encoding MFS transporter — translation MENQAFLPTSPRITVPVIALSLYAVASGYLMSLIPLMLTEHNISADYASWLASVFYGGLLTGAIFFERIVRSVGHRNAFIACLMAFSLTIVAMPVFANGFVWLVARFIAGIAVAGVFVIVESWLMSGDETSRAKRLSLYMLSLYGGSALGQFGIGVLGVSGGVPFIAITTLILMAILVLKFIDCEQPNSHESTALSFKQITKLNHAAIIGCIVSGLTLGAIYGLMPLELVNRDISHQQVGTLMALVILGGMAIQPLVTMLNKFMSRIILMAFFCLIGMFSIGLTFISSSTEVLAAALFLLGAATFALYPIAINLGCEGLEDRFIVSATQVMLFSYSVGSVAGPVVADSFMGQVHGLLGYLFAALVATCLYMLLAATKTKRQMAAGL, via the coding sequence GTGGAAAACCAAGCTTTCCTTCCAACATCACCACGAATCACTGTTCCTGTCATCGCATTGTCTCTTTATGCGGTGGCTTCTGGCTATTTAATGAGTTTGATACCTTTAATGCTTACTGAGCACAACATTTCGGCCGACTACGCGAGTTGGTTGGCAAGCGTGTTTTATGGCGGTTTATTAACGGGTGCTATCTTTTTTGAACGTATCGTACGTTCCGTTGGGCACAGAAACGCATTTATTGCTTGCTTGATGGCTTTCTCGCTAACGATTGTTGCAATGCCTGTATTTGCAAACGGCTTTGTATGGCTAGTTGCGCGTTTTATCGCGGGCATCGCTGTTGCCGGCGTTTTTGTGATTGTTGAGTCATGGCTAATGTCTGGTGACGAAACCTCACGTGCAAAGCGTCTGAGCTTGTACATGCTATCACTTTATGGTGGTTCAGCGTTGGGTCAATTCGGTATTGGCGTACTCGGCGTGAGCGGCGGTGTACCGTTCATCGCGATCACAACGTTAATCTTAATGGCAATACTGGTACTTAAATTCATTGATTGTGAGCAACCCAATAGCCATGAATCAACCGCGTTATCATTCAAGCAGATTACAAAACTCAATCATGCAGCCATCATCGGATGCATTGTTTCTGGATTAACGCTTGGTGCAATATACGGCCTGATGCCTCTTGAGCTTGTTAATCGTGATATCAGCCATCAGCAAGTAGGAACATTGATGGCATTGGTTATTTTAGGTGGTATGGCAATACAACCACTGGTAACGATGTTGAACAAGTTCATGAGCCGCATTATTTTAATGGCGTTTTTCTGCCTGATTGGGATGTTCTCGATCGGTCTGACATTTATTTCTTCATCAACCGAAGTGCTAGCCGCAGCGCTCTTCCTGCTAGGAGCTGCAACTTTCGCGCTCTATCCAATTGCGATTAACCTGGGTTGTGAAGGACTTGAAGACCGTTTTATTGTTTCCGCAACTCAAGTGATGCTGTTTAGCTACAGTGTTGGTTCTGTTGCAGGCCCTGTTGTCGCAGATAGCTTCATGGGACAGGTACATGGGTTGTTAGGTTACCTATTTGCCGCTTTGGTCGCGACATGCCTATACATGTTGCTGGCAGCGACTAAAACAAAACGCCAAATGGCAGCTGGCCTCTGA
- the trxC gene encoding thioredoxin TrxC, translated as MSSFKTRCPSCGGLNRVPNERVADNATCGKCKNPLLDGAPIEGTVENFSALLQSTTPVVVDFWAPWCNPCVGFAPVFSDVAEEKAGTVRFVKIDTEAQQQLAAQFGIRSIPTIMVFKNGQRVDMINGALPKSQFEQWLNQAVTK; from the coding sequence ATGTCATCGTTTAAAACTCGCTGTCCGTCATGTGGCGGTTTAAATCGTGTACCTAACGAACGCGTTGCAGACAATGCTACGTGTGGTAAATGTAAAAACCCTCTGTTAGATGGCGCGCCGATAGAAGGCACCGTGGAGAACTTTTCCGCGCTATTACAAAGCACTACCCCGGTAGTCGTTGATTTTTGGGCACCTTGGTGTAACCCATGTGTCGGCTTTGCCCCTGTTTTCTCAGATGTCGCAGAGGAAAAAGCGGGAACAGTTCGTTTTGTTAAGATTGATACCGAAGCGCAACAACAACTTGCGGCTCAATTTGGCATTCGTAGCATCCCAACTATCATGGTTTTCAAAAATGGACAGCGTGTTGACATGATCAACGGAGCGCTGCCTAAATCCCAGTTCGAACAGTGGCTGAATCAAGCTGTTACTAAGTGA
- a CDS encoding siderophore ferric iron reductase, whose amino-acid sequence MSESFFPQLFQTTNAVTPYLHGELGNVNQGEIHTDNDINPIIQDLYQQLSEAYPEAGKAYWLTRTWDLLCWQPVYVALISIYHFRSLPNLYAMAQSVKPCFVTGYRFEDESLVQGDYKTLISAAGAQIRSLFDYYQIQMSEWTRIRPGFTHQLISDGILAGLMRLQQHFPQMTNAMIREHAVLWLEALDLDTENVHSLYEQSVEHPLKLVRKSCCLVYKCEGRELCENCPRLAKNKKLIAEKVMKINLVN is encoded by the coding sequence ATGTCCGAGTCATTCTTTCCGCAACTTTTCCAAACAACAAATGCTGTAACGCCGTATCTGCATGGTGAATTGGGCAATGTAAACCAAGGCGAGATTCATACTGACAATGACATTAACCCAATTATTCAGGATTTATACCAGCAGCTTTCCGAGGCGTATCCGGAAGCGGGCAAAGCTTATTGGCTGACGAGAACTTGGGATTTATTATGTTGGCAACCCGTGTACGTGGCATTGATATCCATTTATCATTTTCGTTCTCTACCGAACCTTTATGCAATGGCTCAATCTGTTAAGCCATGTTTTGTCACTGGTTATCGATTTGAAGATGAATCTCTGGTTCAAGGGGATTACAAAACACTAATAAGCGCCGCTGGGGCTCAGATAAGATCGCTCTTCGACTACTACCAAATCCAAATGAGTGAATGGACCCGGATTCGCCCGGGATTTACTCATCAATTAATATCAGATGGTATTTTGGCTGGATTAATGAGATTGCAGCAGCACTTTCCACAAATGACCAACGCAATGATAAGAGAGCATGCTGTACTATGGCTTGAAGCACTTGATTTAGATACCGAGAACGTGCATTCACTGTATGAGCAATCTGTAGAGCATCCACTGAAGTTGGTGAGAAAAAGTTGTTGCTTGGTATATAAATGTGAAGGTAGAGAGCTTTGCGAGAATTGCCCTAGACTAGCAAAAAACAAAAAGCTTATTGCGGAAAAAGTGATGAAGATCAACCTAGTTAATTGA
- a CDS encoding NYN domain-containing protein yields the protein MTLESKQKIAILVDVQNVYYTCREAYRSNFDYNQFWYVATQGKEVVSAKAYAIASNDPKQRQFHHILRGVGFEVMLKPYIQRRDGSAKGDWDVGITLDAIEIAADVDEVILVSGDGDFSLLVERIQQRYNKKVTVYGVPKLTSQTLIDCADTFVEIDENFLL from the coding sequence ATGACTTTGGAAAGTAAACAAAAGATCGCGATTCTGGTTGATGTACAGAACGTGTATTACACCTGTCGTGAAGCCTACCGCAGTAACTTCGATTACAACCAGTTTTGGTATGTTGCTACGCAAGGCAAGGAGGTCGTCAGTGCGAAGGCTTATGCGATTGCGAGTAATGATCCTAAGCAGCGCCAGTTTCACCATATCCTCAGGGGGGTTGGTTTTGAGGTAATGTTAAAGCCTTATATCCAGAGACGTGACGGTAGTGCAAAGGGTGACTGGGACGTCGGTATTACTCTAGATGCAATCGAGATTGCTGCTGATGTTGATGAAGTTATTCTTGTTTCCGGTGATGGTGACTTTAGTTTGCTGGTGGAACGCATTCAACAGCGTTACAACAAGAAAGTCACGGTTTACGGTGTTCCGAAATTGACATCTCAAACTCTAATTGACTGTGCAGACACTTTCGTTGAAATCGACGAGAATTTTCTGCTTTAA
- a CDS encoding anaerobic C4-dicarboxylate transporter, with product MLYLEFLFLLVMLYIGSRYGGIGLGVVSGIGLVIEVFIFKMPPTSPPVTVMLIILAVVTCASILEAAGGLKYMLQVAERLLRKNPKRVTLIAPFVTYFMTFLLGTGHAVYSIMPIIGDVALKNGIRPERPMAAASVASQIAITASPISAAVVYYLAQLSDIQHEITLLSILLVTVPATLFGTLLMSLYSLKRGKELEDDEEYQNRLKDPVWREKILTTTATSLDEVLPTSARNSVLMFISAILVIVVIAMWPEVRTIVDGEKPISMAVVIQMMMLCFGGIILLATKTDPRRVPDGVVFKSGMVAAIAIFGIAWMSDTYFQYAMPQFKSGIVEMVTDYPWTFALALFIVSVVVNSQAATARMMLPVGLGLGLDPALLIGLMPAVYGYFFIPNYPSDIATVNFDTSGTTKIGKWYFNHSFMAVGLIGVIGACCLGYVLGQMIIPS from the coding sequence ATGTTGTATCTAGAGTTTCTATTTTTGCTCGTGATGCTATATATCGGCTCACGGTATGGCGGTATCGGGCTCGGGGTCGTTTCTGGCATCGGTCTGGTGATCGAAGTATTCATTTTCAAAATGCCACCAACCTCTCCTCCCGTTACGGTGATGCTAATCATTTTAGCGGTTGTGACATGTGCATCGATCCTTGAAGCGGCTGGCGGTTTAAAATATATGCTGCAAGTCGCCGAGCGCTTGCTGCGTAAAAACCCTAAACGTGTGACCTTGATAGCCCCTTTTGTTACTTACTTTATGACCTTTTTGTTAGGTACCGGCCATGCTGTATATTCAATCATGCCGATCATTGGTGACGTAGCACTTAAAAATGGAATTCGTCCCGAGCGACCAATGGCAGCTGCCTCCGTTGCTTCTCAGATTGCGATCACGGCTTCTCCAATTTCAGCCGCAGTGGTTTACTATTTAGCGCAGTTATCGGATATTCAGCATGAAATTACCCTGCTTTCAATTCTGCTTGTAACGGTACCAGCGACCTTATTTGGTACACTGCTAATGTCACTTTACAGCTTGAAACGTGGTAAAGAGCTAGAAGACGATGAAGAATATCAAAACCGCCTGAAAGATCCGGTGTGGCGTGAAAAGATCTTAACCACAACCGCGACGTCATTAGACGAGGTGCTTCCAACCAGTGCTCGTAATTCCGTACTTATGTTCATTTCGGCTATCTTGGTTATTGTCGTTATCGCGATGTGGCCGGAAGTTCGCACGATAGTCGACGGTGAAAAACCAATCAGCATGGCAGTCGTCATCCAAATGATGATGCTCTGCTTTGGTGGTATTATTCTGCTGGCAACGAAAACCGATCCGCGTAGAGTGCCTGATGGTGTCGTTTTCAAATCGGGTATGGTGGCTGCTATTGCAATCTTTGGTATCGCCTGGATGTCTGATACCTATTTCCAATACGCAATGCCACAATTCAAATCCGGTATTGTTGAGATGGTAACCGACTATCCTTGGACATTCGCACTGGCGCTATTCATCGTGTCTGTAGTGGTTAACTCGCAAGCCGCAACAGCCCGTATGATGCTACCTGTTGGCTTGGGCTTGGGGCTGGATCCTGCCTTGTTGATTGGTTTGATGCCGGCGGTATACGGTTACTTCTTCATCCCTAATTACCCTTCTGATATCGCAACCGTTAACTTCGATACGTCTGGTACGACGAAGATCGGTAAATGGTATTTCAACCACTCATTTATGGCGGTAGGTCTGATTGGTGTGATTGGCGCTTGTTGTTTGGGTTACGTACTAGGGCAAATGATCATCCCATCATAG